The genomic DNA AGACTCTACTGTGTTGGACACAtacagagaagagagaagaaggaagtGTCTCTGCTGGACGTTGGCCAGCTCATGGCATACCGCTGGAGCTAAGGCTATCCTTGTCCACAGACATGGACTTCACCAGCTCCTCCACCCAGCGGACTTCAGAGGCTACCTGCTCAGCAAGCATCTCATAGCGGCTTTCCAGGCGTCCAAACTTGCGCTTGAGGATGTTAGTGGACTGCATGGTGAGCCGGGTCTCTTCCTGGCTCTTCTTACGCTGAGCCTGAGTGCGCAGCAGCTCTTGACGGATGTGGCTCAGGTCGCTGGAGATGCTCTGGTTTTCCTCCTTGTACCAGCCCTCCTTCTCCTCATATATAGACAGCAGTGCTGCCACATCCTCCTGGCATGACCGCTGATTGCGTTCAAGATCCTTCAGGCCCTCCTCAGCTGCTGAAATCTCCTCAAGAACCTGAGAGAAGCGCTCAAAGTTTACATAAGTGTTGTTGGGTGGCATGCTGGAGTGGGATTTGATAGTGTACTCTTTCAGGCGAGTGGTCTTAAGGCGTCTCCGTTCAGGCTTGTGGTCTCTCTCCTCTGGGCGGACATTTCGCCTCTTAATCAcctgaaaagtgaaaatgtatgAACAAAGGTATAAACACAGACTATGATTTTAGAACATATTTCGATCCATAGCAGatatttgaagaaaatattaatatgtGAATTAAAACCTGAAAGAATCACTCAGTAAAACCACAACATAAGTAAACCTTTCAGatacctttcctttcatgcGATCTCTCATTACCAATCAATTAGAATATTCATTGATatgaaatatagaaaaataagacaaatgtCTGTCAAATATCTATATGATTATGAATGCGTAAATGTagagttattaaaaaaaatggcaatCTGATCATGGATGGATTATTTTTTAGGAACACTAAGAACATTTTCCTGTAATTGACCTCACTTCCTTGAAATGAATATATTACTAGGCAGGAAATACTACAAGCTAAATACACTTACCTTGATCCAGGGGTGTTCCAGGCTGTCATCAATTGTCATTCTCTTCCTGGAAAAGAAAATTTACCAGTGAGAAACCGTCACTTTTAATACTGCACAAGagacatttttgttatttttgcttaaaatcaaatcaatgaagTTCTTACTTGGGATCCTTGACCAGCAGACGGCGTATGAAGTCCTTGGCCAGCTCACTGGTGTTGCTGAAATACTCCTCATCAAAGTCATAATTGACCGCTGAAATGTTTGTCAGGGTCTCCTGTTTGGTCTCACCCAGAAATGGTGAAGCCCCACTCAACCTTCAGGAAAGCGGACACATGAATGAggtgtttattatttatgttgcTACATATACCGACAGCAAGTGGAGATGCATTACTCACAAAATGTATGTGATGACGCCGATGCTCCTGCAGAgacaaaatgaaacatgcaTGAATGAAAATTATCACACAGGCCAATAAACCTATTCAGAGAACAAAAATAGTATGCTGACATCTTACCACATGTCA from Antennarius striatus isolate MH-2024 chromosome 18, ASM4005453v1, whole genome shotgun sequence includes the following:
- the dapk3 gene encoding death-associated protein kinase 3, whose translation is MAGFRQEDVELHYEMGEELGSGQFAIVRKCKEKRTSVEYAAKFIKKRRLSSSRRGVSREEIEREVNILREIQHSNIITLHDIFENKTDVILILELVSGGELFDFLAEKESLTEEEATQFLKQILDGVHYLHSKCIAHFDLKPENIMLLDKNVPNPRIKLIDFGIAHQIKAGNEFKNIFGTPEFVAPEIVNYEPLGLEADMWSIGVITYILLSGASPFLGETKQETLTNISAVNYDFDEEYFSNTSELAKDFIRRLLVKDPKKRMTIDDSLEHPWIKVIKRRNVRPEERDHKPERRRLKTTRLKEYTIKSHSSMPPNNTYVNFERFSQVLEEISAAEEGLKDLERNQRSCQEDVAALLSIYEEKEGWYKEENQSISSDLSHIRQELLRTQAQRKKSQEETRLTMQSTNILKRKFGRLESRYEMLAEQVASEVRWVEELVKSMSVDKDSLSSSGMP